Within Kutzneria chonburiensis, the genomic segment GTGCCGCCGTACCGGCCAGGCCGACGGCGAGGAGGCCGAGAACGGTGGGAACGGGGACAATCAGCGGCAGAGATATCCCCAAGGCGAGCAAGGACGGGATTTGAGCATCCAGAATTAAATCCCAACGCATGGTCAGCGCGAAGGGCTCGGCCGGCTCCAGGAGGGCGTCGTACAGGGAGTCCGACAACTCCGGGCGGCTGGCCAGGAAAGCCACCCGGATCTCGGTCTCCTTCTCGCGGTAGCGGACGAACTCGTCGGTGGCCATGGCGGCGTCGAACTCACGCTCAAGCTCCGCCGCGGTGGGGCGCGACTCCTCCTCGGGCACTACCTGTCATCGCGGTGGGTACCGCCGGTGTTACTCGTGGCTACCGCCAGGAAATGGGCGCTGGCGTTGATGAGCAAGGGATCCTGTTCGACCAACCTGGCCGCTGCCAGCGCAGCCGGGGCCAACGTGTCGAAACTGTCGATGCCGGCGGCGTCGAGCGCGGTCCAGGTGGGGCCTTCGATGCCGTAGACCTCGACGTCGGGCAGGCCGGCGGCGGTGAGTTCGTCGTGGAGCTCGGAGGCGGTGTGCCAGTGGGTGGGGAGGAAGCCGGCATGGCCGTCGTAGCGGCCGGAAGCCATGACGGCGGAGAGGGAATCGGCCAAGCCGGGGTGGAGGGTGCCGGCGGAACCGGTTTCCATGAGGGTGAGGTAACGGCTGATGGCGGCGGCGATGAGGAGACCGCCGGGGCGGAGGATGCGGCGGGCCTCGGCGAGGGCCTGAGCGCGGTCGGCGGGGGAGACGAGGTGGTAGAGGGGGCCGAGCAGGAGAACGACGTCGACGCTGGAGTCCGGAGTGGACAGTTGGCGGGCGTCGCCGACGGAGGCGGTGACGCCGGGAAGTTGTGCTGCGGCCTGGACGTGGGTGGGGACGACGTCGATGACGTGCACGGTATGGCCGTCGGCGGCCAGCCACTCGGCGTGGATGCCGGTGCCGCCGCCGACGTCGAGCACGGTGGTGGGAGCGGGAAGATGTCGGCGGATGAGCTCCTGGGTGCGCAAGAATTCCAGGCGGCCATGGGGAGTCCGGGACAGCCGCAGCTCTTCGCGGCTGGCGGTGTAGTGCTCGACGATGTCCATGCGGCATGGTCGTGGCCCGAAAGCCCCCGAGGCAAAGCATTAACGCGGCCGGCGGGGAGTTTCTTGCTGCTGGCAAGGATTGTGCGACGGTCGGAGTGATCCCGCCCGCGATCGGAGTGACGGTGACGAGCGGTGGCCGCAGGGATGTCGAGTGCGTGGCGCGGGCTCACCGCCGTCATGGTCGTTGCCGGAACGTCCTTGTGGCGAAGGGCCAGCGCGGTTCGGCCGGCACGCTCCCCGTTTGCTGGCCGAGGATCGCGGGGCGGAGCCCCGCCTCGGGGGGTGTGGGGGGTCGTCCCCCCACAGTGAACGCGGGCCGAAGGCCGGCGCTTTCCGCCGGCATGCGGCGGCGAGCAAGCGAACCCCTCGATCCGCCACGGCGGCGGGGCGGCGGATCGAGGGGCGCTGGTTCCAGAGTGCCTGAAGAATGGGGAAAAGCGGAACGTCATGACCCGAACGGGTGGGTGACGCGGGTCTCGTTTGACGGTTCGTGGTCAGGCGATCGCGGCTGGTTGACGGGAAGTGACCCGAACGGGCAAGCGGAGGGGACCGCGGACAGCCCGGCTGGCGCGGCGCTGGACGGTGCCGCCAAGGCGTAGGTCGGGGAAGCGGCGGAAAAGGGCACGAAGGGCAATGGCACCCTCCATCCGGGCCAGACCGGCGCCGAGGCAGTAGTGGACGCCGGAAGAGAACGTCAGATGATCACGGGCGTTGTGACGGTCGGGGTCGAAGCGGTGGGGATCGGGGAAGACCGAAGGATCGCGGTTGGCGGCGGCGGTCAACAACACGACGGCGCGGCCCTTGGGGACGACGCGGCCGGCTATGCGGGCGTCGTCGGACAACGGGAGTCGGGCGGTGTACTGAATGGGGGGATCCAGGCGGAGGATCTCCTCGACGATGTTGTCGGCGGCGGCGGGGTCGTCGACAAGTCGTTGCCGCACAGAAGGATTGGACAGCAGGGCCAGGACGCCGTTGCCGATCAGGTTGACGGTGGTCTCGAAGCCGGCGGCCAACAGCAAACCGGAGGTGGCCAGGAGTTCGAACTCGGTCAGGTCGCCCTCGGCCAGCATGTGGCCGATGACGTCGTCGTTCGGCTCCGCACGACGTAAGGCGATCCGTGCGGACAGGAAGTCGTTGAGCTCCCGGAGGGTGGCCCGAAGCTCACGGACCTGGGCCATGCTGCCCATGCCGTCGATGGACGCGGCAAGGGTGGTGCCCCAGTCGATCATGCGGCGGTGCTCGGCATCGGGCACGCCGAGCAGGTCGCAGATGATCTTGATGGGGACCCGGGCGGCGAACTCGCCGACCAGGTCGAACTCGTCGCGGCCGGCCAGCTGGTCCAAGAAGTCCTCGACCACGGCCTCGATGCGGGCCTGGCGCTCGTGCATGGCCCTCGGCGTGAAGAGCGGCGACACGACACGACGCAGCCGGCTGTGCTCGGGCGGGTTGCGGAAGATGAACGAGTCCTCGAGCGGGTTGACCAGACCGTCCATACCGAGATCGGGCTGGCCCATCTCCTTGTTGGGCGCGACGCCGAACGCGGGATCGCGAAGGACCGCGCTGCACAGCTCGTGGTCGGACACCAACAGCATGCCGAGCTTGCTGGGCACGACCTTGCCTCGCGCCCGAATGCGCTCGTAGTGCGGATACGGATCGATGGCCTGGGACGGCCTGATCAACATCGCGCCCGGATCGTCCAGCAGCCGGAACCAGCCGAGCACGACCTTGCCCACGGCGATGGAGGTCGCGAGTTGCCTGTCGGACATGGTGTTCTCCTCACCCCGTTGCCGTCTTTGTACCACCGCCTTGACCGTGCGGGTCGGCGGATGAGAATCTCTGCCACTAAGAGATAGGGGGTGGGCATCATGTCGCTGCCCGAACCGGCCCGCTCGGAGATCGCGGTGCCGCTGCGGCTGTCCAACGACGACCGCGAGCGCGCGGTGGAACAGCTCAACCGGGCGGTCGCCGACGGCCGCCTGACCTGGCCGGAACACGCCGAACGGGTGGAGGCGGTCTACGCCGCCCGGGTCACCGACGACCTCCGGCCGCTGCTGGCCGACCTCGGCCGCGCGGACGTGGTGCCGCTGGCTGACGGCACGACCGAGGTGTCGGCGCTGCTGAGCAAGATCGTCCGTGTGCCGGACACCAGCCGCCGCATCCACGCCCGCTCGCTGTTCGGCGCGGTGGTGCTCAACCTCGCCTCGGTGCCGGCCGGCCAAGAGGTCGAAGTGCAGGTGGACGCCTTCTGCGGCAAGGTCCAGCTGATGGTGGCCGACGACGCGACGGTGATCGACGACGGCGCGGCGATCCTGGGCAAGCGCGCGGTCTACGGCGAGCAGGAAGGCCTGGACGGCCCGCGAATCCGCCTCACCGGCACGGTGAAACTGGGCAACCTCAAGGTCTTCAGGGTCTGAGGTCGGCCGCCACTTCGGCGACCCGCTCGCGCACCCACACATGCGCCGGGTCGGAGTTGAGCCGCGGGTGCCACACCATGCCGTACGGGAAGGGCGCCGCGATCTCCGCCGGCGCCTCGATCAGCCGCACCGACGAGTCGTTGCGGCGGGCCTCGACCAGTCGCCGTGGCACCAGCGCGATCAACAGGGTGCCCGGTAGGGCGGTGAAAGCCGCCTCGAAGTACGGCACCCGCAGGCCGCTGCGCTGGGTCACGCCGAGCTCGGCCAGCCGCCGGTCGATCACCATCACCTGCTGCGGCAGCACGACAACGCTGACCCGGGGGTACTCGGCCAGCTGGTCCAGGGTGAGCCGCGAGGCGGTGATCGGGTGGTCAAACGCCACCGCGCAGACGTAGTCCTCCTGGAACAGCGGCTGCCAGTGCAGGCCGGACGGCGGCTGCACCGGTGACAGCGCCAAGTCGACGCGGCCGTGCTCGATCTCGTCGTACGTGCGTGGGCTGAGCGGCTCGACGGTCAGCGACAGCCGCGGCGCCTGCTCGAAGATCCGGCCGAACAGCCGACCGCCCAACACGGTGACGGCGTAGTCGGTGCAGTTGACCCGGATCGAGTCGGCCGAGGTGGCCGGGTCGAACTCGCCGCCACGGACCAGCGCCCGCAGCCGGGGCAGGATGAACTCCAGCTCCTGCTGGATGGCCCGGGCTCGCGGCGTCAGCTCGTAGCCACGGGTGGTGCGGACCAACAGCTCGTCGCCGAAGGTCTCGCGAAGGCGGCTGAGCGTGCGGCTCATCGCCGACTGGCTCAGGTGGAACCGGGCCGCGGCCCGCGACACGTGGCGCTCCTCGAGCAGGACATCGAGCGCCTTGAGCAGGTTCAGGTCGGCGTTCTCGATATGCATGACACACATAGTACTGCTGACCAATGTGCACTGGACGCCTCGATGGGCCGGACGCAGACTCGCTGTCAGGAATCCGTGGAAAGGGGCAGTCTGATGATTCTCGACGCGATGGCGGACGCGCTCGGCGGTCGGGCGGCGCTGGCCGCGACCACCACCGAAACTGTGACGGCAACCGGCGTCCGGCGTCACCCGGGCTGGGGAAAAGTGCCGTCAGAACCGGAATTGGTGGCCGAATTCGCCTACACCCAGACGGTCGACGTGGTCGCGCCGCGCTACCGGCTGGAACTGGAGGCCGACACCAAACTGGTGCCGACCAAGCTGCGCTACACCGAAATCGGCAACGGCAGCGTCGGATATGTGGACGGCATCGACTTCATGTTCGACCCGCGCCCGGCTTCCACGGCCATCCCGTCCTGGCGGGTGGCGGCGCGGCAGCGGCACATCGACCTGACCTCGGTGCCGCGCCTGGCGACCAAGCTGCTGGACCCGGCGGCTGACGTGATGATCGACGGCTCGACCGTGACGCTCCGCGAGACCGGCCGGCCGCCGGTCCGGGTGGTGCTCGACGACGACAGCCGGCCGGCCAGGCTGGAGATCATCGAGGAGCACTCGCCGCACGGTGATGCCCTGGTCGAAGTGCGATTCGACGACTACCGCCCGGTCGGCGCGCTCGTGCTGCCGCACCACGTGGTGATCACTGTCGACGGCCTGGTCGTGCACGACGAGACCCGCACGGTCGAGCTGGACCGCGAGGCCGACTTCCGGGTGCCGGACGACGCGGTCGTCGATGCCAGCGCCGCTCAGTCGGCCTACGCGAACTACGCCACCGAATGGCTCATGAACTACGTGCTGGCCGGGGTGCGGTTCTATTTCGACCTCCAGACCACGCCGACCGATCCGGAACCGGTGGACGTCGCGCCGGGTGTGAAGATCGTGCTCGGTCCCAGCCACAATGTGCTGGTGGTGGAAATGGACGACCATGTGGTGGCCGTCGACGCCCCGCTGTACGACGAATACACCCGGGCCGCGCTGGCTCAGGTGAAGAGGGCATTTCCCGGCAAACCACTGCGCAAGGTCATTGGCACGCATTTCCACTACGACCACATCGGCGGCATTCGCGAATTCGTGGCCGACGGGGGAGTGCAGGTCATCGTCGGCGAACCGAGCGTGCGGTATTTCCGGGATCTGCTGAACAGTCCGCACACCGTCGACCCGGACCGCCTCGCCGGCCACCCGGTCGAGACCGAGGTCATCGGCGTCAAGGACAGCCTGGAGCTGCCCACGGCCGACGGCGGCGTGATGCGGATCCTCCGCATCAAGACCGACCACACCGAGGACGGGCTGGTCGTCCACCTGAGCAAGCCGGGCCTGCTGTTCGAGTCCGACCTGTGGAACCCGACGCCGGTGATGCCGGCCCCGAATTCCGGCCGCGGCCGCCTGGCCGTGCAGCTCTATGACGGCATCAAGGAGCTCGGCCTGGATGTGCAAACGATTGTCAGCGGGCACTCCGGCACCGATGGTCACACCCTTGCCCACAGTGCGCCGTTGGGGTTCTTGAAAACGGCGGCCGGTTACTAACAGCGAGGCCCCGCCCCTGCTTCGCCCGGTTGGCGGATTTCGGCCGCCGCTAGGGACGCGCCCCACCACGCACGCCGACGCGGCGGGCTAAATCCGGCAAGGGCGAGGCAGGGGTCACGAGGGGCCGAGCGGCGACGCCGGAGGCGGCGCAATCAAGCACAGTCGCTGCGGCGGTGGCGGCGGACGGTCTCCTCGACGAGGTCCAGCACGGGGCCGAGGTCGTCGGCCGGCAGGCCCATCGCCAGGTGCGAGACCAGGCCCTCCAGCACCAGCTCCAGGAAGTCGGAGAGCACCTCGACGGCCACGTCGTCACGCAGGTTGCCGGCCTCGCGCTGGCGGCGCAGGCGGTCCTGGGTGGCCTTGGTCAGCTGCTCGGACCGCTCGGCCCAGCGGGCCCGGAAGTCGGGGTCGGTGCGCAGCCGTCTGGACACCTCGAGGCGGGTGCCGAGCCAGTCGGCCGGGTGCTCATCGGCATCCGAGTCCTTGCGGCCGTCGAGCAGGTCGCGCATGACCTGGACGAGACCCTGCTCGGCGACCACCTCGGCCATCCGCAGGGCGTCGTCCTCGGCCAGCGCGAGGAACAGCGACTCCTTGTCCCGGAAGTGATGGAAGATCGCGCCGCGGGACAGTCCGGTAGCCTCTTCCAGCCGCCGTACCGTGGCCCCCTCGTAGCCGTGGCGGGCGAAACAGGCACGCGCGCCGTCGAGGATCTGGCGGCGGCGGGCCTCAAGATGGTCCTGGCTGACGCGGGGCATTCGACCATGGTCGCAGCGGAGAGCCGAAAACTGCAATCCGTACGTACGGATTGCATACAGAACGTAACCGATGAAACATCCTATGACGTCAGTGCCGAATGAAGGCAAGCGCTTTCCCCATTGACAGCGTGACGGACAAATGGTCTGATCCACCTACGGTCGCAGTTATTGCCGGCCGTTCCGCCGCCACAGACCCCGAACCCCTGCTGTGGGAGGAATCGTGGCACCCCCGTCCCGCCTGAGGCTGGCGCTCGCCTGCGGTCTGTCCGCGGTGGTCGCCCTCGCGATCACGGTCCCCGACGCGCTGGCCGCCCCGCAGGCCAGCACGGTCTACGAAGCAGAGAGCGCGTCGCTTTCCCAAGCGACCGTGGCGAACAATCACACCGGTTACACCGGAACCGGATTTGTCGACTACACAAACATCGTCGGCAGCTATGTCGAGTTCACGGTCAACGCGCCGGCCGCCGGCAGCGCGCGGCTGGACTTCCGCTACGCCTTCGACGCGCCCGACAACCGCCCGATGGACGTGACCGTCAACGGCACCACGGCGGTCAGCAACCTCGGCTTCCCGACCACCGGCAGCTGGACCACGTGGCAGGTGGCCACCACCACCGTCAACCTCAAGGCCGGCAGCAACAAGGTCCGCGCCACGGCCACCACCGCCAACGGCGGCCCCAACCTCGACAACGTGACGGTGACGCCGAACAACGTCGACACCACGCCGCCGACGCCGCCGACCAACCTGGTGGTCAGCGACATCACGCCGACCACCGCCCACTTCACCTGGGGCGCCGCCACCGACAACACGAGCGTGGTGCGCTACGAGGTCAACCGCGGCGGCAACGTGCTGAAGACCGTGGACGGCAAGACGCTGTCGGCCACTGTGGACACTCTGACGCCGAACACCGCCTACGACATCTCGGTCGGCGCGTTCGATGCCGCGGGCAACGCCTCGCAGCAGAGCAATGTCGTCACGTTCACCACGCCGCCCAGCAACGACCACACCCCGCCGTCGGTGCCGCAGAACCTGCGCTCCACCGGAGTCACCGCCGACAGCGCCGCACTGGCGTGGGACGCCTCCACCGACAACGGCGGCGTGATCGCCGGCTACGACGTGTACCAGGGCAGCACCAAGGTCGCCACGACCAACTCGACCACCACCACGGTCACGGACCTCAGCCCCAGCACCAAGTACACGTTCACGGTGACCGCGCGCGACCCCGACGGCAACACGTCCGCGGCCAGTAACGCCCTGTCCGTTACGACGTCGGCGCCCGGCGGCAAGGGCGGCATTCCCACGTACGAAAAGGATGTCGCCAAGCTCGACCTGCCGTGGGGCATCGACTGGCTGCCCGACGGCTCCGCGCTGGTGGCCGAACGGGACCGGTTCGAGATCGACCGCGTCACCCTCGACGGCCAGGTGACCGTGCTGGGCAAGGTGCCCGGCGCCGTGACGACCAGCGGCGAGGGTGGCGTGATGGGCCTGGCCGTCTCGCCCAACTTCGCCAACGACCACTTCATCTACATCGACCACACCGCGGCCAACGACAACCGGATCGTGCGGATGACCTATCAGAACGGTCAGCTGTCGACCACGTCGACGCCGATCCTCACCGGCATCCAGAAGAACCGGTACCACAACGGCGGCCGGCTGCGCTTCGGTCCGGACGGCAAGCTCTACGCCACCGCGGGCGACGCCAAGAACGGCGCCAACGCGCAGGACAAGAGCTCCCTCAACGGCAAGGTGCTGCGGCTCAACGCCGACGGCAGCGCGCCGTCCGACAACCCGTTCTTCTCGCAGGGCGGCAACGCGCGGTACGTCTACAGCATGGGCCACCGCAACCCGCAGGGCATCGCCTGGGACTCGCGCGGCCAGCTGTGGGAGACCGAGTTCGGTGAGAACAGCCAGGACGAGCTGAACCTGATCCAGAAGGGCGGCAACTACGGCTGGCCGTCGTGCGAGGGCACGCAGGGCAACTGCGGCGGCTTCATCGCGCCCAAGCAGACCTGGGCCACCGCGCAGGGCGGGCCGAGCGCCATCGAGATCGTCAACAACTGGATCTACGTCGCGGCGGTCACCGGCGAGCGCATGTACGTGGCGCAGATCAACTCGGCCGGCACCGGCACGAGCACCCCTCAGTCCATCTTCGCCGGACGCTGGGGCCGACTGCGCACCGTGGTCAAGACGCCCGACGGCGGGCTGTGGGTGACCTCGACCAACGACGACAAGAACGGCGGCACGCCGAGCTCCAAGGACAACGTCATCGTGAAGCTGAAGTTCCCCTAGTCGACGGCCGGCCGTGTCGCCTCGGGCAGCCGGGGCGGCACGGACGGTCGGAAGTCCTTACCAACAGGTGAACGAGCGCCAGGTCGGGCCGGGAACGCCGTGCGATTGTCAGACCCCCGTGTAGCGTCGGAACGACGACGATCACGAAGGGTGGTAACGGTGACTACCGTCAGTGTTCCTCCCGCCACCGACTCGGCGCCGGACTTACTCCGCGACCGTGAGCGGGCCGAGGCCTACGTGGCCTCGGTCTGCTTCAAACACGGGCCACCGCGGTACGTCGGCGCTGAGATCGAGTGGACGGTGCACCACGCGCAGGACCGATGTCAGCCGCTGGACCCGCAAGTCCTGGTGAAAGCCCTGGGGCCGCACGCCCCCGCCACGCTCCGGCCCGACAGCCCGAACCTGCCGCTTCGCGGTGGTTCCCCTGTCACCGTCGAGCCCGGTGGCCAGGTGGAGATCTCCACTCCGCCCAAGACGACCGCAGCCGACCTGCTCACCACCGTCTCCGCCGACATCACGCAGCTCACGGGGCTGCTCGCGGCGGAAGGTCTGGAACTGGGCACGGCCGGCGCCGATCCCCATCGCCCGCCGCGACGCATCCTCGACACCCCGCGCTACGCGGCGATGAACTCCCGTTTCGACCGGTACGGACCCGACGGCGTCACCATGATGTGCAGCTCCGCCGGGCTTCAGGTGTGCCTGGACACGGGGGAGCAGAAACAGGTCGCCACCCGCTGGAACGCGCTGCACGCGCTGGGTCCGGCGCTGCTGGCGGCGTTCGCCAACTCGCCGGGACTGTGCGGCCGCGACACCGGCTGGGCCTCGGCCCGCACCCGTGTGGTGCTGGGGGCCGAGCCCGCGCGCAGCGGCCCGGGCGATACCGGCGACGACCCGGCGGCCAGCTGGGCCCGGCGCGTGCTGGACACGCCGCTGATCTGCTTCCGGCACGGCGGCGACAACTGGGACGTGCCCGGTGACGTCACGTTCGCCGAGTGGATCGACGGCGCGCTGCCCGGCGTGCCCACCACCGAGGACCTCGACTACCACCTGAGCACCATGTTCACCCCGGTCCGGCCGCGCGGCTACTTCGAGGTGCGGTACCTGGACTCGCAGCCGCCGGACGACTGGAGCCCGGCGGTCGCGCTGCTCATCGCCCTGTTCAGCGCGGACGACGTCGTCGACGCCGCGCTGGACGCGGCCGCGCCCGCGGCGGGGCGCTGGCTGCCGGCGGCCCGGCACGGACTGGACGACCCGCTGGTCGCCCGGGCCGCGGCCGCCGCACTGGAGCTGGGCCTGCGTCATCTGGACCGGCTCGGCCTGCCGACGGAGCTGTCCGCGCCGGTGATCGAGAGCCTCGATCGCCGCCTCGCGACGGCCACCGCGAAGCTTGGAGGCACCTCGCTGTGACTGCAATTGATCTTCGTTTCGCCATCGCGGAGGCTCTTGAGCGCTCCCGTGACCGCAGCACCCGGCTCACCGATGCCGTCGACGACAACGACCTGGTGCGCCAGCACTCCAAGCTGATGTCCCCGCTGGTGTGGGATCTCGCGCACATCGGCAACCAGGAGGAGCTCTGGCTGGTCCGTGACGTCGGCGGCCGCGACCCGGTGCGCCAGGACATCGACGAGCTGTACGACGCGTTCCAGCATCCGCGGGCCGAACGGCCGGCGCTGCCGCTGCTCAACCCGACCGAGGCCCGCGCGTACGTGCGCGAGGTGCGGGACAAGGTGTTCGACGTGCTGGACCGCACGCCGCTGGAGGGGCGCAAGCTGGTCGAGAACGGCTTCGCCTTCGGCATGATCGTGCAGCACGAGCAGCAGCACGACGAGACCATGCTGGCCACGCACCAGCTCCGCACGGGCGCGCCGGTGCTGCACGCGCCCGAGCCGCCGGCGGCTTCGGGTGAACGCCTGCCGGCCGAGGTGTTCGTGGCCGGCGGTCCGTTCGAGATGGGCACCTCGCTGGAACCCTGGGCGCTGGACAACGAAAGGCCGGCGCACCAGGTGCAGGTCGACTCGTTCTGGATCGACACCGTGCCGGTGAGCAACGGGCAGTACCTGGCCTTCATCGACGCCGGCGGCTACGACGACCAGCGCTGGTGGAGCGAGCGGGGCTGGGCCTACCGCAACGAGGCCAACCTGACCGCTCCTCGGTTCTGGCGGCGGGACGGCGACGGCTGGCTGCGCACCAGATTCGGCGTGGTGGAGCCGATTCCGCTGGACGAACCGGTGGTGCACGTGTGCTTCTGGGAGGCGCAGGCCTACGCGGCGTGGGCCGGCAAGCGGCTGCCGACCGAGCCGGAGTGGGAGAAGGCGGCCCGCTACGACCCGGAGACCGGGCGGTCCCGCCGATATCCCTGGGGCGACGAGGATCCCACGCCCGAGCACGCCAACCTGGGCCAGCGGCACCTGCGGCCGGCCCCGGTCGGCGCGTATCCGCTCGGGCAGTCGGCCTACGGTGTGCGGCAGCTCGTCGGCGACGTGTGGGAGTGGCTCGACTCCGACTTCCGGCCCTATCCCGGCTTCAAGGCGTTCCCGTACAAGGAGTACTCCGAGGTGTTCTTCGGCGGGGACTACAAGATGCTGCGGGGCGGGTCGTTCGGCACCGACAAGGCGGCGGTCAGAGGCACCTTCCGCAACTGGGACCACCCGATACGGCGGCAGATCTTCGCCGGCTTCCGGTGCGCCCGCGACCACCGGCCGGACTGACGCCGGTGTGCCGCCATCTGGGCTACCTGGGCCCCGCCGTGCCGCTGACGGAGCTGCTGCTGGCGCCGCCGCACTCGCTGCTGCACCAGTCGTACGCGCCGCAGGACATGCGGCACGGCGGGACCATCAACGCCGACGGTTTCGGCGCGGGCTGGTTCGCGCCGGGCGAGAAGTCGCCCGTGCGCTACCGGCGTGACGTGCCGATGTGGACCGACGCCGCCTTCGCCTCGCTGGCCGGTGCGAGCACGGCCACGGCCGTGGTCGCCGCCGTGCGGTCGGCGACCGTCGGCATGCCCGTCGTGGAGACGGCCAGCGCCCCTTTGCCGAGGGGAACTGGCTGTTCAGCCACAACGGCGTGGTCCGCGGCTGGCCGGACAGCGTTTCACTGCTGGCGCAACGACTTCCCGTGGCCGATCTGCTCACTTTGGACGCCCCGACCGACGCCGCCCTGCTGTGGGCGTTGGTCCGGCATCGGCTGCGGGCCGGGCAGGAGCCCGTCGACGCCGTCGAGGCCGTCATGCTCGAGGTCGCCGCCGCGGCGCCCGATTCCCGGCTGAACCTGTTGCTGGGCAACGATGAGCTGCTCGTCGCCACCGCGTGGTGGCACTCGCTGTGGGTGCGGCCCGGTCCCGGCGCCGTGACCGTGGCGTCCGAGCCCATCGACGACGACCCGGCCTGGGTCGCCGTGCCCGACCACAGCATCGTGTTCGCCTCCAAGACCACTGTGGACATCCGACCCCTGGATCCAGGACGGCAGGAACCATGACCAACCCCGTGGTGGAAAACCACCTCACCGCCGACCACATGGCCCGCGCGCTGCGCAACGACGTGCGGGCCGGGCTGGCCGGCCCGCTGAAGTCGTTGCCGCCCAAGTGGTTCTACGACGCCGTGGGCAGCGATCTGTTCGAGCGGATCACCGAGCTGCCCGAGTACTACCCGACCAGGGCCGAGCGCGAGGTGCTGCGGGCCAGGGCCGGCGAGATCGCTGCCGTGACGCAGGCGCGGACGTTGGTCGAGCTCGGCTCCGGCTCGTCGGACAAGACCAGGACCCTGCTGGACGCGTTGCGGGACAACGGTTCCCTGCGGCAGTTCGTGCCCATGGACGTGTCCGAGAGCGCACTGCGGGCCGCCGCCGAGACCATCGTCGGCGAGTATCCCGGGCTGTCCGTGCACGCCGTCGTCGGCGACTTCACCGAGCATCTCGCCCTGCTGCCCGGCGAGGGGCCGCGGATGATCGCGTTCCTCGGCGGCACCATCGGCAACCTGCTGCCGGCCGAGCGGGAGAAGTTCTTCCGCTCCATCCGCGAGGTGCTGGAGCCGGGGGAGTGGCTGCTGCTCGGCACCGACCTCGTCAAGGATCCCGGCGTGCTGGTGCCGGCCTACGACGACTCGGCCGGTGTCACGGCCGCGTTCAACCGCAACGTGCTCCGGGTCGTCAACCGTGAGCTCGACGCCGACTTCGACCCGGACGCCTTCGCCCACGTGGCGCTGTGGGACGCCGAGAACGAGTGGATCGAGATGCGGCTGCGGGCCCTGCGGGCCATGCACGTGCGGCTGCCCGGGGCCGGCGTCGAGATCGACTTCGCCGAGGGCGAGGAGCTGCGGACCGAGATCTCGGCCAAGTTCCGCCGCGAGGGCGCCGGTGCCGAGCTGGCCGAGGCCGGCTTCGGCCTGTCGCACTGGTGGACCGACGAGGCCGGGCGGTTCGCCGTGTCCTTGTCCCGCGCGGAGTAGTGCGGGTCACCGGCGGGTGCCTTTCGGCACCCGCCGGTGTATCTTTCGACCCCCATCGTGACGGCGTAGAACCGTTCGTGCCCGCACGACCGTGTGCACGCCATGAGGACACTTCGAACCTTCCAGCTCCCCGCCGAGGTCA encodes:
- a CDS encoding class II glutamine amidotransferase, whose protein sequence is MVRGWPDSVSLLAQRLPVADLLTLDAPTDAALLWALVRHRLRAGQEPVDAVEAVMLEVAAAAPDSRLNLLLGNDELLVATAWWHSLWVRPGPGAVTVASEPIDDDPAWVAVPDHSIVFASKTTVDIRPLDPGRQEP
- a CDS encoding glutamate-cysteine ligase family protein, whose protein sequence is MVTVTTVSVPPATDSAPDLLRDRERAEAYVASVCFKHGPPRYVGAEIEWTVHHAQDRCQPLDPQVLVKALGPHAPATLRPDSPNLPLRGGSPVTVEPGGQVEISTPPKTTAADLLTTVSADITQLTGLLAAEGLELGTAGADPHRPPRRILDTPRYAAMNSRFDRYGPDGVTMMCSSAGLQVCLDTGEQKQVATRWNALHALGPALLAAFANSPGLCGRDTGWASARTRVVLGAEPARSGPGDTGDDPAASWARRVLDTPLICFRHGGDNWDVPGDVTFAEWIDGALPGVPTTEDLDYHLSTMFTPVRPRGYFEVRYLDSQPPDDWSPAVALLIALFSADDVVDAALDAAAPAAGRWLPAARHGLDDPLVARAAAAALELGLRHLDRLGLPTELSAPVIESLDRRLATATAKLGGTSL
- a CDS encoding PQQ-dependent sugar dehydrogenase, with the translated sequence MAPPSRLRLALACGLSAVVALAITVPDALAAPQASTVYEAESASLSQATVANNHTGYTGTGFVDYTNIVGSYVEFTVNAPAAGSARLDFRYAFDAPDNRPMDVTVNGTTAVSNLGFPTTGSWTTWQVATTTVNLKAGSNKVRATATTANGGPNLDNVTVTPNNVDTTPPTPPTNLVVSDITPTTAHFTWGAATDNTSVVRYEVNRGGNVLKTVDGKTLSATVDTLTPNTAYDISVGAFDAAGNASQQSNVVTFTTPPSNDHTPPSVPQNLRSTGVTADSAALAWDASTDNGGVIAGYDVYQGSTKVATTNSTTTTVTDLSPSTKYTFTVTARDPDGNTSAASNALSVTTSAPGGKGGIPTYEKDVAKLDLPWGIDWLPDGSALVAERDRFEIDRVTLDGQVTVLGKVPGAVTTSGEGGVMGLAVSPNFANDHFIYIDHTAANDNRIVRMTYQNGQLSTTSTPILTGIQKNRYHNGGRLRFGPDGKLYATAGDAKNGANAQDKSSLNGKVLRLNADGSAPSDNPFFSQGGNARYVYSMGHRNPQGIAWDSRGQLWETEFGENSQDELNLIQKGGNYGWPSCEGTQGNCGGFIAPKQTWATAQGGPSAIEIVNNWIYVAAVTGERMYVAQINSAGTGTSTPQSIFAGRWGRLRTVVKTPDGGLWVTSTNDDKNGGTPSSKDNVIVKLKFP
- the egtD gene encoding L-histidine N(alpha)-methyltransferase codes for the protein MTNPVVENHLTADHMARALRNDVRAGLAGPLKSLPPKWFYDAVGSDLFERITELPEYYPTRAEREVLRARAGEIAAVTQARTLVELGSGSSDKTRTLLDALRDNGSLRQFVPMDVSESALRAAAETIVGEYPGLSVHAVVGDFTEHLALLPGEGPRMIAFLGGTIGNLLPAEREKFFRSIREVLEPGEWLLLGTDLVKDPGVLVPAYDDSAGVTAAFNRNVLRVVNRELDADFDPDAFAHVALWDAENEWIEMRLRALRAMHVRLPGAGVEIDFAEGEELRTEISAKFRREGAGAELAEAGFGLSHWWTDEAGRFAVSLSRAE
- the egtB gene encoding ergothioneine biosynthesis protein EgtB codes for the protein MTAIDLRFAIAEALERSRDRSTRLTDAVDDNDLVRQHSKLMSPLVWDLAHIGNQEELWLVRDVGGRDPVRQDIDELYDAFQHPRAERPALPLLNPTEARAYVREVRDKVFDVLDRTPLEGRKLVENGFAFGMIVQHEQQHDETMLATHQLRTGAPVLHAPEPPAASGERLPAEVFVAGGPFEMGTSLEPWALDNERPAHQVQVDSFWIDTVPVSNGQYLAFIDAGGYDDQRWWSERGWAYRNEANLTAPRFWRRDGDGWLRTRFGVVEPIPLDEPVVHVCFWEAQAYAAWAGKRLPTEPEWEKAARYDPETGRSRRYPWGDEDPTPEHANLGQRHLRPAPVGAYPLGQSAYGVRQLVGDVWEWLDSDFRPYPGFKAFPYKEYSEVFFGGDYKMLRGGSFGTDKAAVRGTFRNWDHPIRRQIFAGFRCARDHRPD